From Synchiropus splendidus isolate RoL2022-P1 chromosome 10, RoL_Sspl_1.0, whole genome shotgun sequence, the proteins below share one genomic window:
- the LOC128766164 gene encoding NLR family CARD domain-containing protein 3-like: METRGEQLRGVDREEEAPPSKAPLGEDHGSQTRAQRPASRYESLKSGRSMDKIIDFRGDQDHQRRISPDEPKYQDDDKEFEFEERLMSKEILWDIMKEEELADVPWSRSLTAECGGRLKRGLQKKFHYVFEGVSKAGNSAPLNQIYTELYITEGGTDQVNQEHEVRQIEAATRNQTRPGTTIRPEDLFKASAEREGPFRSLLTKGVAGIGKTLLTQKLTLDWAEDKVHQNFQLMFPFTFRELNLLKEKQLSLVDLVHLFFPETKESGLSSFEGVQVLFILDGLDECRLPLDFNSRVLTEATESTSVDVLLTNLIKGNLLPSAHLWITTRPAAANQIPPECVDMVTEVRGFTDLQKEEYFRRRFRHEEQSRTIISHIRSSRSLYIMCHIPIFCWITATVLEDMLKSRETRELPKTLTEMYIHFLVVQAKVEKLKYHGGAGTDPVWDPESRKIIESLGKLAFEQLQRGNLIFYESDLTECGIDITAAAVYSGVFTQIFRLERGLYQDKVFCFIHLSLQEFLAALHVHLIFFSSGVNVLNSQQTLKQPRSFRKKHIMPLYQTAISEAAQSPNGHLDLFLRFLLGLSLQTSQSLLPGLLPQTGSSSWSHQRTAELIKKKISEKVSPERIINLFHCLSEVKDTSLVEQVQQQLRSGALSTAQLSPAQWSTLAFILLSSEEDLEVFDLKKYSGSEEALKRLLLVVQASKQVLLISCHLSERSGSLLSSVLSSPSSGLTQLDLSYNRDLKDAGVELLSAGLKSPRCHLETLSLSRCGLSERSGSLLFSVLSSPSSCLTHLDLSYNDLEDPGVELLSAGLKSPHCHLETLSLSGCGISERGCASLASALTSNPSHLRELDLSFNHPGGPGLKRLSAGLESPDWRLETLRLDHCGPQRLTSGLKRYFRPLSLDPDTAHRRLLLSNNNSMVELVTGDQEFLDHPDRFERCRQVMSREAVTGPCYWEVEWRGRVSVAVTLRRGGGKKDKSEFGQNHYSWSLSCSDDAGYKVCHNKRETVIRNPQGSHRVGVLMNIPAGTLNFYTVISDVRMCLHTIFTSTEPLYLGFALRRVPGFGSSVCVRDLSVCVHLQQTAVAGSNPHPNC, from the exons ATGGAGACCAGAGGAGAGCAGCTCAGAG gtgtggacagagaggaggaagctccTCCCTCAAAAGCCCCTCTGGGTGAGGACCATGGCAGccagaccagagctcagag ACCTGCCTCCAGATAtgagtctctgaagagtggCAGATCAATGGATAAAATAATTGACTTccgaggagaccaggaccatCAGAGGAGGATCAG TCCAGATGAGCCAAAGTACCAGGATGATGACAAGGAGTTTGAGTTTGAAGAGCGACTGATGAGCAAAGAAATTCTCTGGGACatcatgaaggaggaggagcttgctgATGTACCAtggagca GAAGTCTTACAGCAGAGTGTGGAGGACGGCTGAAGAGgggcctgcagaagaagttccactaTGTGTTTGAGGGGGTCtctaaagcaggaaactccgctcctctgaatcagatctacacagagctctacatcactgaggggggcacagaccaggtcaaccaggagcacgaggtccgacagatcgaagcagcaaccaggaaccagaccagaccaggaactaccatcagaccagaagacctctttaaagcctcagctgagagagagggaccattcaggagcctgctgacgaagggcgtggctggcattgggaagaccctcctgacacagaagctgactctggactgggctgaagacaaagtccaccagaacttccagctcatgtttcctttcaccttcagagagctgaacctgctgaaagagaagcagttgagtttggtggaccttgttcatctcttctttcctgaaaccaaagaatcaggactcagcagctttgaaggagtccaggttctgttcatcttggacggtctggatgAGTGtagactccctctggacttcaacagtcgggtcctgacagaagctacagagtccacctcagtagacgtcctgctgaccaacctcatcaaaGGGAACCTtcttccctcagctcacctctggatcaccacacgacctgcagcagccaatcagatccctcctgagtgtgtggacatggtgaccgaggtcagagggttcactgacctccagaaggaggagtacttcaggaggAGGTTCAGACatgaggagcagagcaggaccatcatctctcacatcaggagctcacgaagcctctacatcatgtgtcacatccccatcttctgctggatcactgccacagttctggaggacatgttgaagagcagagagaccagagagctgcccaagaccctgactgagatgtacatccacttcctggtggttcaggccaaagtcgagaagctcaagtaccatggaggagctgggacagacccagtttgggatcctgagagcaggaagatcattgagtctctgggaaaactggcttttgagcagctgcagagaggaaacttgatcttctatgaatcagacctcacagagtgtggcatcgacatcacagctgctgcagtttactctggagtcttcacacagatcttcagactggagagaggactgtaccaggacaaggtcttctgcttcatccacctgagtcttcaggagtttctggctgctcttcatgtacACCTGATTTTCTTCAGCTCTGGAGTCAATGTGCTCAATTCACAACAAACGCTGAAACAACCAAGAAGCTTCAGAAAGAAACACATAATGCCGCTCTATCAGACAGCGATAAGCGAAGCTGCccaaagtccaaatggacatctggacttgttcctgcgcttccttctgggtctgtctctgcagaccagccagaGTCTCCTCCCAGGTTTGTtgccacagacaggaagtagctcctggagcCATCAGcgcacagcagagctcatcaagaagaagataagtgagaaagtgtctccagagagaatcatcaatctgttccattgtctgagtgaagtgaaggacacttctctagtggagcaggtccaacagcagctgaggtcaggagctctctccacagctcaactgtctcctgctcagtggtccaccctggccttcatcttactgtcctcagaggaagatctggaggtGTTTGACCTCAAGAAATACTCTGGTTCGGAGGAGGCTCTCAAaaggctgctgctggtggtccaagcttcaaaaCAAGTTCT gctGATCTCATgtcatctgtcagagagaagtggttcccttctgtcctcagttctcagctctccgtcctctggtctgacacaactggacctgagctacaacagggacctgaaggatgcaggagtggagctgctgtctgctggactgaagagtccacgctgtcacctggagactctcag cctgagcaggtgtggactgtcagagagaagtggttcccttctgttctcagtcctcagctctccgtcctcttgtctgacacacctggacctgagctacaatgacctggaggatccaggagtggagctgctgtctgctggactgaagagtccacactgtcacctggagactctcag tctgtcagggtgtgggatctcagagagaggctgtgcttctctggcctcagctctgacctctaacccctcccatctgagagagctggacctgagcttcaaccatccaggaggaccaggactgaagcggctgtctgctggactggagagtccagactggaggctggagactctcag gctggatcactgtggaccacagaggtTAACATCTGGACTGAAGAGAT acttccgtccactctcactggacccagacacagctcaccgacgcctcctactgtccaacaacaacagcatggtGGAGCTAGTGACGGGGGATCAGGAGTTTCTGGACCATCCCGACAGGTTTGAACGGTGTCGTCAAGTGATGAGCAGAGAGGCTGTGACTGGTCcctgttactgggaggtggagtggagaggaagagtttctgtggCCGTAACTCTCAGGAGAGGcggagggaaaaaagacaagtctgagtttggacagaaccattattcctggagtctgagctgctctgatgatgcTGGATATAAAGTCTGTCACAATAAGAGAGAAACTGTCATCAGGAACCCACAGGGCTCTCACAGAGTTGGAGTGTTGATGAACATACCTGCTGGAACTTTGAACTTCTACACTGTCATCAGCGATGTCCGGATGTGCCTCCACAccatcttcacctccactgaacCTCTGTACCTGGGGTTTGCACTCAGACGGGTTCCTGGTTTCGGgtcctcagtgtgtgtgcgcgacttgagtgtgtgtgtgcatctccAACAAACCGCtgttgctggttcaaatccccaTCCAAACTGCTGA